From a region of the Chlamydomonas reinhardtii strain CC-503 cw92 mt+ chromosome 12, whole genome shotgun sequence genome:
- a CDS encoding ribosomal protein S7 — protein MVSARSKKIVKERGQEPDEFEEQVAQALFDLEATNAELKADLRDLYITSAKEVDVANGARKAIIIHVPYRLLKAFHKIQQRLVRELEKKFSGRDVVIVGNRRILPPPRNGKTASRPRSRTLTAVHDAILDDLVYPTEIVGKRIRYRLDGSKILKVHLDPKDRNSTEYKLETFGSVYKRLTGKDVSFEFPVAESS, from the exons ATGGTTTCCGCTCGCAGCAAGAAGATTGTGAAGGAGCGGGGTCAGGAGCCCGATGAGttcgaggagcaggtggcccaG GCCCTGTTCGACCTGGAGGCTACCAACGCGGAGCTGAAGGCCGACCTGCGTGACCTCTACATCACCTCCGCCAAGGAGGTCGATGTCGCCAACGGCGCTCGCAAGGCGATCATCATCCAC GTGCCCTACCGCCTGCTGAAGGCTTTCCACAAGAttcagcagcgcctggtgcgcgAGCTGGAGAAGAAGTTCAGCGGCCGCGACGTGGTGATTGTCGGCAACCGCCgcatcctgccgcccccccgcaACGGCAAGACCGCCtcgcgcccccgcagccgcaccctgACCGCG GTGCACGACGCCATTCTGGACGACCTGGTGTACCCCACGGAGATCGTGGGCAAGCGCATCCGCTACCGGCTGGACGGCTCCAAGATCCTGAAG GTGCACCTGGACCCCAAGGACCGCAACTCCACCGAGTACAAGCTGGAGACCTTCGGCAGCGTGTACAAGCGCCTCAcag GCAAGGACGTGAGCTTCGAGTTCCCGGTCGCCGAGTCCTCGTAA